CTTTCCTCCTCTCCCAGTTTGCCTATTGCCGAAACTCAGTGCAGGCTATGGCTGTAGCGCATCACAGTCATCGGTCTAGCACGAAAGGCATCTTATGGCCCAGGCAATCATGAATCCGGAAGAGGTCCGGCGGTTCGCTGAAGAACTGAAACGGTTCAACACGGACCTCCAGAGCCGTATGGGGTCCCTGCAGGCGAGGTTCGCGGCGTTGGGCGATAGCTGGCAGGACCAGGAACATGAAAAGTTCTCCGAGGAGTTCAAGCAGACGATGAAGGCTCTGAAGAAGTTCGTGGAGGTTTCCAATCAACACTCTCCGTACCTGCTCCGGAAGGCTCAGCGGATCGAGGACTATCTGAATCAGCGTTAACTCCACGTGCCCGAAAAAGCCAAAATCACTTCGGTCGATGCCTTGGAGGCGTTTCGGTCGAATCTGGTGGTCTACGTCTCGAAGGCTCGGCCTGCCCTCGAGGAGGTCAGCTCGGATGTCATGCGGCTTCGGCTGTGGCTGCAGGAGGATCGGACGGACCATTGGCAGGCTCAGGTGAAAAAGCGCCAGAGGGTCCTGGAACAGGCGCAACAGGCCCTCTTCAGCGCCCGAATGTCGAATCTCAACGAGGCCACTTCAACGGCCCAGTTTGATGTCCATCGCGCCAAGCGCGCTCTGGAGGAGGCGGCTGAGAAGCTTCACAAGGTCAAAGCCTGGGATAAGAAGTTCGAGTCGCTCTCGAGCCCTTGGCTTCGCCAGATGGAGAAGCTTCACAGCGTCCTGGCCCACGACCTGCCTCTGGCGGCGGCGCACCTTTCCGAGATGGTCCGGTTGCTGTCCGACTATGCCGAGCTCCGCGCCTCCGGTGGCGCTGCCGCTGGCGCTCAAGCTCCTGCTGCGGAAGCGATCGTTTCTGAAACCTCTGCGGACGCTCCAGCGTCTGCATCGAACGACTCTTCCCCTGTGATTGGTTCCGGGTGAGGCTGGATCCTTTGTACGGAGTTCCGCCTTTAGGCGGTTCCCTGAGGCTTGATGACTATGAAGATGCTAAAATCCTACGCTGCTAGGCCAATTCCTGCGCCTTTTCCGCCTGAAGGCGGAACTCCATGCAATAGAGCGAGTGTCTCATGGTGCCTTGGATCGGCAAGCAGCCTCACCAGGAAAGAATCACACCCCTAAGTTTCCTCCTGACATGAGCATCGTTGCCAATCGAACCCGTTTGGAATCCTCCACCCAGCAGCTGCTGGCGCAGTGGCGTCAAACCAAGGAATACTGGCAGGACGCCAAGGCGTCGGAGTTTGAGCGCAAGTACCTGGATGAGTTGCTCTCGAGCGTAAACGTCGCCGTCGCGGCGATGGAAGAATTGGAGAAACTGGCGTCGAAGGTAAGGATCGATTGTGAATAACCCTTGGGCAGTCAAGCAGGCACTGGAATGGGTGGAGCAGCTTCGGACGCTGGTCGCTGAGGCAACCTCGCGCGAGGAATGGCTGAACAACGATCTGTCCACCCGAACCAAGCTTGCTCGACAGCAGTGCCAAGCCGCGGTGGACGTCGTGCTTCGCCAGTTCGCCAGCGAGCGCACGGCAGTCGAAGCCGGACTTCAGTCGGCTCGCCAGCGGGTTCTTGAAACCTACGAGCGTCGCAAGGCTCGGTTTAAAGAAGCTCACAAATCGGCCAAAAAGCGCGCGCTCCTGGCGATTGAGGAGGAGGAGGGACGTCGCAAGTATAAGCTTCAGATGGGGACGATGCAGGCGACCCGTGACCGTGACTCGGGTTTGGCCGCGGCCGACAAGGCCTTGGACGCTTACCAGAAGGAGCGCGAGCAAGACTCCAAGCGTTTGGATCACCTGGAGGAGCGGGCAAATGCCTCTTTCAGCGGCTATGGACGGTGGCAGCGATGGCTAACCGGGCAGGGCACTCGCGCCGAGGTGGATGAGGCTCAGGACGAGCAGCAGATGGCCGAGCAGATCCGCGCCCTGATCGACCGAGTTGAATCCGACCTGCAGCGGTTCCGGAGCTTTTTCCTGCCCGCGTTGTTCCGCTTTCTTCCGTTGTGGGTGATCTTGGTGCTGGGGTTGGTTCCCATGGTTCCGGTGCTTCGCCAGTTTCAGATCCCGTTTCTTTCGTATCGCGATGCCGGCATCGCTGCCGGCGCGCTGTGCGTGCTGGGGCTCGTGCTTCATCTGTTGGGCCGTCGACAGGGAGATCCGGTGGCTCGGGAGATTGCCCTGGGATGTTTGAATTCACGGCGCCTGATCGAGCTAGGCTTGGTCAAGGCCGATCAGCGGCGGACTGCCGACCGTGAGCGGATCGAGAACACCTACCAGACCCGAGTTCAGGCCATCGAGCAGGATTGGACGCAGGCTCTGGCCGATGCCGGCTCTTGGCGCGAGAGCTGGCCCGCCCGGCTGCAGGCCAAGGAGACCAGGGCCTTCGAGACGAACGAGCGATTGCACCGGCTTCACCTGAGCCGCCACGAGCGTCAAGCCGCGGAGGTTTTGGGCAAGCTTCAGGGGATGGCGGATGCTCGGCAACAGGAGCTGCAGGCGGTCTGTACTGAGAAGGAGCAGCGGCTCAAGGCGGAGCATGATGCGCAATGGGCACAGCTGGAGTCGAACTGGAAGAGCCGCATTCCCGCCCTTTTGGCCGAAGTCAACGCGCAGCAGCAGCTCTCGACGACCTTGTTTCCGGCCTGGGATGCCCGATTTCTGGCCGCCTGGAAGCCGCCGCTGGAGTTGTCTCCGTCCGCTCGCTTGGGGGAACTCCGAGTCGACGTGTCGACATTCGCCAAGGGCCTTCCCAAGGATCCACGGTTGGCTTTTCCCGGGCCAGCCCGTTTGCTGGCGCCACTCGAGTTGGTGTATCCCGGCCAGGGTTCCATTTTGTTCGAGACGTCCGAAACCGGACGCGATGAGGCTGTTGCTTCGCTCAACAACTTAATGCTGCGGTTGCTCTCCACCGCACCTCCGGGAAAGGTTAACTTCACGGTGTTCGATCCGGTCGGGTTGGGACAGAACTTCGCGGGTGTCATGCATCTCGCCGATCACGAGGAGCACTTGATCAACGGTCGGATCTGGACTCAGACCGAACAGCTCGAGCAAAAGCTCGCGGATCTGAATGCGCATATGGAGAAGGTGATCCAGATGTATCTGCGCAACGAGTACCAGACCATCGCGGATTACAATCGGGAGGCTGGCAATATTGCCGAGAAGTATCTTTTCCTGGTTGTGGCCGACTTCCCCAGCGGCTTTAGCGAGACCGCGGTACGACGCCTTATGAGTATTGCCACGAGCGGGGCCCGTTGCGGCGTCTACACGCTCATCCACTGGGATAGGCGGCTGCCGCTTCCGCAGGATTTTGTTGCAGACGATCTGCGCAAAGCCAGTGTCGCCCTGACGGTCCGATCGGCTGATCTGATCTTTACCGGCAACGTCCTGCCGGGCACGCAGGTCGCTTTGGATTCGGGACCCGACGCCACTCTCGCCGTTGAGTTTGTTCACAAAATGGGACGAGCTAGCCGCGATTCGAATCGGGTGGAAGTCCCCTTCTCCCACGTGACGCCGCCCGATGCCGAGATGTGGACGCAGGAGACCACCTCTGAACTGCGGGTGCCGATCGGCAGAACTGGCGCCACCAAACTGCAATACCTGGCCATCGGCAAGGGCACTCGCCAGCACGCGTTGCTGGCCGGTAAAACGGGCTCCGGCAAATCCACGCTTTTCCATGTGGTGATCACCAATCTGGCTTTGTGGTGCAGTCCCGATCAAGTGGAGTTTTACCTGGTCGACTTCAAGAAGGGCGTTGAGTTTAAGTGTTATGCCACCCAGAAGCTACCGCATGCCCGCGTCGTGGCGATCGAGAGCGATCGCGAGTTTGGGCTGAGTGTGTTGCAGCGTTTGGACGAGGAACTCAAGCGCCGCGGCGATCTGTTCCGCAAGCTCGGCGTTCAGGATGTGGCCGGATACAAGAGATCGGGCGGCACCGAGCCGATGCCCAGGACCCTCTTGCTGATTGATGAGTTTCAGGAGTTCTTTGTGGAGGACGACAAGGTGGCGCAAGGAGCTTCGTTGCTTCTGGATCGAATTGTGCGCCAAGGCCGTGCGTTCGGCATTCATGTCATCCTGGGATCCCAGACCCTGGGTGGCGCTTACACGGTTGCCCGGGCGACCCTGGGTCAGATGGTCATCCGAATTGCACTGCAGTGCAATGAGGCGGATTCTTATCTGATCATGGATGAGAACAATTCGGCGCCGCGTTTGCTCTCGCGTCCCGGGGAGGGCATTTACAACGACAGCGCCGGCACCCCTGAGGGCAACAGTCCTTTCCAAGCCGTTTGGATCTCTGACGAGGAGCGCGATGCCGCGTTGTTGAAAGTCCGGCGGAAGGCGGCGGAGTCCTCCCGGGTGTATCCGGGTCCTTTCGTCTTCGAAGGGGATGCGCCGGCTGACTTGGCGGAGAACGAGCCCTTGCGCGCCTGCTTGGCGCAGGATCGGGTGCTTCCTTCCCGCAGCCCGCGGGTGTGGCTCGGGGCGCCCAATGCGATCAAAGGTCCGACCGAGGCGATCCTCCAGCGGCAAAGCGGCAATAATTTGTTGCTGGTGGGGCAGCGCGAAGAAGCGGTTCTAGCCATTGTCACAGCCGCGATCCTCTCCCTCGCCGCTCAGTCCCCGGCGGGAGCGTTGCGGGTTTATCTGTTCGACGCAGCGGCTCCGGGCACCCCTGAACGGGAGTACATCGAACGTTTGACCCGGGCGCTGCCGCAGCAGGTGACGTTGGTCGGAAACGGCGATGCGGCTCAGGTCATGAATGAGCTGACAGAGGAACTGAAACGTCGGGCCGAATCAACTGATCTGGCTGCGGAACCCCTCATCCTCACCTTGGTTCACGATCTGCAGAAGTTTAAACGCCTGCGCAATGAGGAGGAATTCAGTTTCTCCACTGACGACAGCGAGGCTCCGAACACCGGCGCTCAGTTCACCCGGCTCATCTCCGAGGGGCCTGCCTTGGGCCTGCATGTCATGGCTACTTGCGACACCTACAACAACGTGAACCGTTGCCTGAACCGCAAGACGCTCACCGAGTTCGAGATGCGGGTGCTGTTCCAGATGAGCGCCAACGATTCTGCCAGTCTGATCGACACTCCCAAGGCCAGCACCTTGGGGCTGCACAAGGCGATCTATTACAACGAGCAGCAGGGCTATCTCGAAGTGTTCCGGCCGTATGCGCTTCCGGACGCGGGTTGGATCGACGCGTCTGCGGCTCGCTTGGTGCGGCCGGCCTCCCCTCTCCCGGGTGCATGAATCCGAAACAGCAGTTCACCTCCGGGCTCCTCGTTTCTCTGTTATTCGCGGCGCTGTGTCTCTGGGGAGGCAATGCCTCGGCGCGGGATCTGTGGAGCACGGGGTATCATCCGGGCTGGACGCAGGGCCAAATGCCTGCGAGTGCGATTGACTATTCGGCGCTGAGCCACGTTATCCATTTCGCGGTGATTCCCCGAGTCGACGGAACACTGGACACCGAGACTCTGAGTCTGACGTCCAGTCATATCACCGACAGCGTAGCGCGTGGGCATGCCGCCGGAGTAAAGGTTTTGGTCTGCGTGGGCGGGGCCGGAACATCCGCGGGTTTTCGCGGAGCAACTCAACCTGCCAAGCTCGCCGGCTTCATCAATCGCCTGGTGACGTTCGTCACCTCGAAGGGTTACGATGGACTGGATGTGGATTGGGAACCGCTGGATGAGTCTGATACCCCCGCCTACCAAAACCTGATTCGCGGGTTGCGCTCGACTTTGACTCAAAGGAAGCCTGGTTCATTGCTCACGGCTGCGGCTGCGGAGCAACCCGCTCTCTTCAGTTCGGTTCAGGGGGAGTTCGATCAGATTAACGTGATGACCTACGACATGGCCGGCCCATGGCCGGGTTGGGTCACCTGGTTCAATGCGGCCTTGTTCGACGGCGGCTTTCGGTTTCCCAGCACCGGCGGTTTGATCACTTCGGCAGACGGCCTGATCAATCGATTCATCTCGGCCGGTGTTCAGCCCGCCAAACTCGGACTTGGCATCCCATTCTATGGGATTGTCTGGAAGGGTGGAACGGGACTTCCGGCTGGAGGGGCGACCTTGCCTCGCCAGGGATGGACATCTGCTCCGGAGGTCACTGCGGTGGCGTTCCGTGAGATCATGGCGAATCACTACACGGCGGCGCGCTATCGATGGGATCCGAATGCCTACGCTCCCTATCTGACCGTTAATAACCCGGGTTCGAGTGAGGATCTGTTTGTCGCCTATGATGACGAGCGATCTTGCCGAGCGAAGGTAAGCTATGCTCGTAACCGGGGGCTTGGCGGTGTGATGATCTGGGAGTTGAGCCAGGATTATCAGGCCTCATCGCCTTTGGCCCAACGTCATCCGTTGCTTGCGGCGATGAAGGAGTCGTTGGAGGCGCCGCGATTTAGTTCCATCGAGCAGGTGGGGCAGAGCGTACGTCTCAGTTTTCAAACCATGCCGCTCGCGCGTTACGCGGTTCAGTGGTCGACCGGGATTCCAGGAGGAGCTTGGTCCAATCTGGTGATCCGGATCGGTGACGGGGAGCAGATGGTGGTCAACGACAGCCTTGCCGGAAAGGGGCCGGCCCGATACTACCGGATTAAGACGCCACCGTGAGACGGGGCAACCTCAACCAGGTAGGGAGAGACTCCGTCGAGCCCATGCATGCCCAATGTGTGAACGAGCGTATTGAGTCACCGCGAAGAGCGATGATGGGTGATCTTCTTTACCTCCAAAATTGGGGACTATAGACAAGTTGGAGGAGATTCTCACTTCTTCGCACGAGTTCCTGAGGCCGAAGCCGAGAACCCACAGGGTTCAAAGAGGTTTTTTCAACCTGTTTTCTCTGTGTTCTTTGTGGTTTCCTTCAACTGTTTTTTCCAGGTTGAATCGGACAACGCAGGTTTCAGAAGCCGGTGGCATCGCTGCGCGATGCTGCGTACTTTTAACAGTTTCCGGGGGTGCGAGCACCCCCGGCTAAATTTCTTTGAACCCTGCGGGTTCGGGGCCTCTACCGCTTTTCGGCTTAAACCTTCAAGCCGCGGGCTTGAACCTGTGCTCGAGTGCGCTGGTGATCTTCCTGCAGGATCACTTGCCAGCCGCGTCGGACTCCCGTCTCAATGTTCTCCGGTCGATCATCGATATAGAGAATATTGCTCCCGCGGCATCCGGTCATCTGCTCCACCACCTCGTAGAGTTTGGCATCCGGTTTCATGGAGCCATGCTCATAGGAGAGGATGTATCCGTTGAAATTCGAGAAGAACGGATAGGCCTTCCGAATATGCGGGATGGCGATGTTGTTCGTGTTTGAAAAAATGAAGGTGGGGATCCCCAAACCGCGGATGGCGGCGTGAAGCTCGATCATCTCGTGCATCGGCTCGAAGATGTTGGAAAAGATATCCACGAATTCATCGAAGCTCCCGCGGAATCCGGTGGCCTGGCTCACCGCTTGGTAAAACTCCTGCTCGGTCATTAATCCGGTTTCAAACCGGTAGAGGAGCTGAGGTTGGAGAATAAGCTCTCGAATTTGCTCAACGTTTCTGACGCCACTTTCGGCGAGACGGCGGGAGGCGATTGAGTAGTCGAATTCCAACAGAACTTTGCCCAGGTCGAAAACGACCACTTGGGGAGACTTGATCGAGGGTTGAGACATCGGTTCGCGGCTTCGTGTTAAGGTTGGAAACGAGTGGGTGGATGCCTAGGTCAGCTCGCGGCGTCCTTCGAGCGCTCGATGAAGCGTGAGCTCATCAGCGAACTCGAGTCCGGTGCCCGCCGGCAGACCATGGGCGATCCGGGTGACTCGAATGCCCCGCGGGCTCAGCCGTTTGGCTAGATAATGGCTGGTGGCATCGCCTTCCACATCGGTGGCGAGAGCGAGGACAATCTCTCGGATCGGCTCCGTGCTGAGGCGGTTTTCCAGCTGGACGATGCGCAGGTCCTCGGGTCCTACCCCATTCAGGGGGGAAAGACGCCCCCCGAGAACATGGTAGCGCCCCCGGAAGTTGCCGGCTTTTTCCAGGCTGAGGATATCGACCGCCCGCTCCACCACGCAAACGAGCGCGCCGTCGCGCGAGGTGCTGGCGCAGATGGGGCAGGGGGTGGCTTCGGTCAGCGCCCCGCAAATGCCGCACAGGTGGACCTTCTCGCGAGCGGTGTTGAGCGCCTCGGCCAATCGGCGGATGGAAGCTGGTTCCGTCTGCACCACGTGCAAGGCCAGCCGCTCGGCCGAACGAGGGCCGATACCGGGTAGCTTGCTCAGTTCGTCCTGGAGGCGGGCGATGGCTTCGGGTAAGACGCTCACGAATTCCTGCCTACATGAGACCGGGGATGTTCATTCCGGCCGTGACCTTGCTCATCTCGGCGTTGGCGATATCGCGCGATCGGTTCAAGGCCTGGTTGACGGCAAGAAGGACCAGGTCCTCCAGCATGCCCACATCGCCGGAGGCGGCGGCTTGGGGATCGATCTTGATCGAAGCGATGGTGCTGTCCCCGCGGGCAACGACCTTCACGGCCCCGCCCCCGCTGGTTCCCTCGGCGGTCAGGTTAACCAAGCCTGCCTGCACTTCTTGCATCTGCTGCTGCATGCGCGCAGCTTGCTTCATCATTTTTCCAATACTCGACATAGGGTGATCTTCTAGGGGTTGTTTGAAAGGAAGATAGACCTGGGATCAGGAGCGAACTTCGACAATGCGACCGCGGAAGAGTTCCAGCGCCTTCTGAATCAGAGGGTCGTCCTTGAAGTCAGTTGGATTGAGCTGCACGGGAGGCGCAGGTGGCGGTGTGGCGGCCGCTCGAGCGGCCGGGGGGGGAGCCCCGTTGGGCGTCGCTGGGGACGGTTGTGATGGTGCAGGAGTCGCTCGTTGAGGTTCAGGTGCCGGCGTGGGAGCGGGTTTGGCCCGGTCCGCGGGAGCCGTCGCCTTGACGAATTTAACGTAGGTTCCCGGCCGGCCCAGCTCCTTGAGCTTGGTCTGGAGAAGCTCGATGTTCTTGCTGTTGTTGACGAGCTCAATGTGGTCGGCGAACTCGGGTTCAAAGCCAATGGTAAAAATGCTCCCTACATGCGAGACCGGGAACGCTTCGAGCAGGTAGCTGCGCGTAAACGGGCTCACGCGACCCACCGCCTCCAGCAGTTGGGGCCACAGGGCCTCGAGATCCGCCGGCCCGGTCGATGGAGGTGCAGCTTTGGAAGCAGATCCCGCGTCGATGATCTCCGCCGGGACAGCTGGGGCCGACGCAGCCGCGGCGGGCACAGCGGCAGCCCGCGGGGCGGGCGAGGATGATGGAGGCGCTGGCCGCTGAATCGCCGCCGGCGCCGCCATCGGTGCCGCACTCGCAACCGCCGCCGCCGGAGCTGCCGGAGTAGCCGCCGAGGAACCACGAGGGGCAGCGGAGCCTTGTGAGCGGAGTTGCTTGAGCTGTTCCAGAACGGCGTTGATGCCCAGCGAATTCCGAGCTTGGATCGCCTTCAAGAAGGCAACTTCGAGAAAAATCTTTTTGGAAGCCGCTTCACGCATCCGTCCCTCGGACTCAGTGAGTACCTCCATCATGCGCGTGAGGACTTCAGCGCTGGCTAGGGCCGCATGCTCGCGAAGCCCGGCTCCTTCGGTCTCTGATACCTCGAGCAAGCTGAGATCACCGCCTGAAACCTGATAGACCAGAAGGTTGCGAAAGTGGCTGAGCACATCCGAAAGCAGTCGAGTGAGATCCTTCCCATGACGACACAGGGCATCCAGCTCGCGTAGCACCGCGCCGGCATCTGCTCGCAAGATCCCCATCGCGATGGCTAGAACCTGGGCGTGGGAGGTGAGCCCGAACATGGAGAGCACATCTCCCTCCTCGATGTGGTTCCCGCAAAAACTGATCAGCTGATCGAGAGCGGACTCGGCGTCACGCATGCCGCCATCGGCTCCCCGGGCGATCGCGTGAAGCGCGGCTTCGTTGGCATCGACTTTTTCCAGCTTCGAGATATGGGCCAGGTGCTTAACAATCAGGGCCACAGGTATGCGGCGGAGATCAAAGCGCTGGCAGCGCGAGAGGATCGTGGGAAGGACTTTCTCCGGGTCCGTGGTGGCAAACATGAACTTCACATGTGCCGGTGGCTCCTCCAAGGTCTTCAACAGGGCGTTGAAGGCCGCGGTTGAGAGCATGTGAACCTCGTCAATGATGAAGATTTTGAACTTTGAGGAGGCGGGAGCGAATTTAACCGTGTCGCGCAGTTCCCGCACCTGGTCGACGCCGTTGTTGCTGGCACCGTCGATTTCTAGCACGTCCAGCGAACGCCCCTCGGTAATCTCCTGGCATCTTTCGTCGTCATCGCTGAAGTCCACACTGGGCCCCCCCGTGCAGTTCAGGCATTTCGCGAAGATGCGTGCGACCGTCGTTTTGCCGGTTCCTCGCGGGCCGCAAAACAGATACGCATGAGCAATCCGGTTTTGCGCAATGGCATTGGCCAGCGTCTGGGTGACATGCTCCTGGCCAACGACATCGGCGAACCGTTGCGGGCGATACTTTCTCGCAATGACCTGATATGACATGTGCGGCCCCGTCAAAAAAATAAAAAGCCAGGGTGACCACGGCGGATGGAGAGCAAACTGCCGTTGCTGCATTCCTGCCCTGGCGGGGTTCGTAAGTCCCCATTCCATGGGCCCTGGCAAAAGACGAGGAGATTAAGCCTGACCCCTTCTGAGGCGGCAAGCAGTTAATTGGGACTCTTGTCTGGGTGGGGGGCGGGGGGTAGGGAGAGACTCCGTCGAGCCCACAGCGGCCCGAGGCTGCGTTGCAGACGGAAGCTGAACCCCGATGAGGGCCTCTCCGCGTGGGTTATCCCTGAGCGCTTCTCGCCGTGGCTCTCTCCACCTTCCCAGATCCTGGGTATTCATGAGCAAGTCTTTGCGGATCCGGGTCATCCGAGAAATCCGCGGTGAGTTCATTTCCGGTTTTAGGTTCAACGCCCGGGAGTGGAGATGACAATCCGATAGAAGCGCTGAGCTGCCGGCGGATCCGCGTCCAGGTAGCTCGACTCGCCACCCGTGCCAGAGAGGGTGACGATGGTCTCCCAAGCGTCGATGGTCGCTGACCGTTGGATCTGATACGTGACGCCAGTTTCGCCGCGAAAGGAAAGTTCAAACCCGCTAGGGAGCGTTCGACCCACCAGGGCGGGACGCTCCGGGGGAAGGAAGGTGCCGAACAGCTCCAGCTTGAGGCGGGTTAGCTGGCCGGTATTCAGAAAGCGGCGGTCAGCCAGTTCGACGACCCATTCTCCTTCGGCCGGTTCCCCCCAGTGCCGCACCGACAAAAAGGTCCAGTTCAGGGTGGTGCCGAACGCTGGCGAATGAGGCTCGGCCAGCAGGCTGGTCATGCCACTAGGGGATTTCAACAGGAGGTGCAGATCGCCCCAGTCATCGTGGGTCAACTGCACCTGCAGGGTGGCGTGTTCGACCCTAAAGCGGGGAGCCATCACTGGAAGGGAGACGCGCAACCCAGTGGCTTGGTTGTCCGGAATGGACAGGTCGAGGTTCGACCGCTCGATGGCTGTCTGCTCGCGGTCCCCCAAGGGCTGCCACTGCGCCGCCAAGACGACTGCAGCCTCCGCATTCACCAACCCCGCTCCATATTTGTGGTTGAAATGAAGTCCCGCCCCATTGGTTTGCCAATCAAGATCTGAGGGGTCGTTGCGCACTGCGGACCGAATCAGAATTTCTTGAGCGTCCCGCCAGCCCAGTTGAGGATTCTTCGACAGCATCAAAGCCAGGGTCGCCGAGACCAGAGGGGCGGACGCCGAGGTGCCGGTAAAGTTGGTGGTGTAGTCTCCCGAAGCTGCGCCGTCGAGTCCGAGCAAATCGGTCGTGGTGAGTCGAGGCAGTCCGGAACTGCCGGAAGGAGCCGATACCACCAAGCACGCGCCCGGCTCTCCGTAAGAGGTTTGAGTACCGTGATCGTTTACCGATCCCACCGCGATCGTGTAGGGGGAGTTGGCGAAGCCGTCATAGTTGGCATTGTCGCCGACCCCGCGCCCGTTGCCTCCGGCAAACACGATCAGGCTCCCACGGCCACCCCGCCCGAGTTCTGCGGCGTCCTGAAGGGCTGCGGTGGCCAAAGGCCCGATACCCTCCAGCAGGCCCGTTCCGTCCGGGGCTCCCCAGCTGCAGTTTTTGACGGCCAGGCGATCATTGAGGTACAGCAAGGCTTCCGCTTCCGCGGAATCGGTGGTGGGGGCAGCGATTAACCGCAAGCTTACCAGCTGAGAGCGAGGCGCTCCCCCGGTTACTCCGATGCCATTCCCTTCGCGGGCAGCGATCAACCCCGCAACTTGGGTTCCGTGAATGTCCTCATCGAGGTTGCCGGGGCTTGGATCCCCGTCTCCGTCATTCCAGTCCCAGCCCGGTAGATCGCTCAGGTTCGGACTCAGGTCAGGGTGGGTGGATTGCAAGCCATCATCAACAATACCAATCGTAACGCCTTCGCCCCGGACTTGCTGCCACACCGGAAGGCAGTTCAGGTCGATGCCCGGCAATCCTCCAGACTGACCGGTGTTGCGGAGGTGCCATTGTCGGGGAAAAAGGGGATCGTTGGGCTCGGTCTTCCGACTGCGCTGGCGGGCTAGGACCGGTTCGAGCTGAGCGACCTCCGCGGCCGACATGAGCTTGCGAGCGAGTTCCAGCCCGGCATCGGGAGATCCGGCATCCACCATAAAATAATGTTGCCGCGACGCTATTGGATGCCATTCGCCGACGC
This genomic interval from Verrucomicrobiales bacterium contains the following:
- the dnaX gene encoding DNA polymerase III subunit gamma/tau, giving the protein MSYQVIARKYRPQRFADVVGQEHVTQTLANAIAQNRIAHAYLFCGPRGTGKTTVARIFAKCLNCTGGPSVDFSDDDERCQEITEGRSLDVLEIDGASNNGVDQVRELRDTVKFAPASSKFKIFIIDEVHMLSTAAFNALLKTLEEPPAHVKFMFATTDPEKVLPTILSRCQRFDLRRIPVALIVKHLAHISKLEKVDANEAALHAIARGADGGMRDAESALDQLISFCGNHIEEGDVLSMFGLTSHAQVLAIAMGILRADAGAVLRELDALCRHGKDLTRLLSDVLSHFRNLLVYQVSGGDLSLLEVSETEGAGLREHAALASAEVLTRMMEVLTESEGRMREAASKKIFLEVAFLKAIQARNSLGINAVLEQLKQLRSQGSAAPRGSSAATPAAPAAAVASAAPMAAPAAIQRPAPPSSSPAPRAAAVPAAAASAPAVPAEIIDAGSASKAAPPSTGPADLEALWPQLLEAVGRVSPFTRSYLLEAFPVSHVGSIFTIGFEPEFADHIELVNNSKNIELLQTKLKELGRPGTYVKFVKATAPADRAKPAPTPAPEPQRATPAPSQPSPATPNGAPPPAARAAATPPPAPPVQLNPTDFKDDPLIQKALELFRGRIVEVRS
- a CDS encoding S8 family serine peptidase; this translates as MRPVGVPHTQQTKATFDGRLLVRLFEPAQAPGIFRELGVGEWHPIASRQHYFMVDAGSPDAGLELARKLMSAAEVAQLEPVLARQRSRKTEPNDPLFPRQWHLRNTGQSGGLPGIDLNCLPVWQQVRGEGVTIGIVDDGLQSTHPDLSPNLSDLPGWDWNDGDGDPSPGNLDEDIHGTQVAGLIAAREGNGIGVTGGAPRSQLVSLRLIAAPTTDSAEAEALLYLNDRLAVKNCSWGAPDGTGLLEGIGPLATAALQDAAELGRGGRGSLIVFAGGNGRGVGDNANYDGFANSPYTIAVGSVNDHGTQTSYGEPGACLVVSAPSGSSGLPRLTTTDLLGLDGAASGDYTTNFTGTSASAPLVSATLALMLSKNPQLGWRDAQEILIRSAVRNDPSDLDWQTNGAGLHFNHKYGAGLVNAEAAVVLAAQWQPLGDREQTAIERSNLDLSIPDNQATGLRVSLPVMAPRFRVEHATLQVQLTHDDWGDLHLLLKSPSGMTSLLAEPHSPAFGTTLNWTFLSVRHWGEPAEGEWVVELADRRFLNTGQLTRLKLELFGTFLPPERPALVGRTLPSGFELSFRGETGVTYQIQRSATIDAWETIVTLSGTGGESSYLDADPPAAQRFYRIVISTPGR